In one window of Tachypleus tridentatus isolate NWPU-2018 chromosome 2, ASM421037v1, whole genome shotgun sequence DNA:
- the LOC143244211 gene encoding ran-specific GTPase-activating protein-like yields MSEQEIVTTTDALPKESGPTDKGTFNVTTSPARKNSEEKDEDIPASPDIHFEPVVKLPLVTLKTLEEEEEEIIRIRAKLFRYDSKEQPPEWKERGTGDVKILKSSLNGSCRILMRRDKTMKICANHYIQPYMALKPNCGSDRAWVWSTPADFADEETKPELLAIRFATAENAQKFKTAFEEARKWTIDHLVSDEETEIKDEKQLAANGESDEVTEKFEELKVEEDALIPGQRSSTTEKSNYTSENAAEDQKR; encoded by the exons ATTGTTACAACCACAGATGCACTGCCAAAAGAGAGTGGGCCTACAGACAAG GGTACTTTTAATGTTACTACTTCACCAGCAAGGAAGAACAGTGAAGAGAAG GATGAAGACATCCCAGCTAGCCCTGATATTCACTTTGAACCTGTAGTAAAGCTTCCACTTGTGACCCTGAAGACCTTGGAAGAAGAAGAGGAGGAAATTATTAGAAt cCGTGCAAAACTGTTCAGGTACGACTCGAAAGAACAACCACCTGAGTGGAAAGAGAGAGGAACTGGAGATGTGAAAATACTGAAATCGTCACTGAATGGCTCATGCCGTATTCTGATGAGGAGAGACAAAACTATGAAAATTTGTGCTAATCACTACA TCCAACCTTACATGGCACTGAAACCCAACTGTGGAAGTGACAGAGCATGGGTGTGGAGCACACCTGCTGACTTTGCAGATGAAGAAACAAAACCAGAACTTTTAGCTATTCGATTTGCGACTGCGGAAA ATGCTCAGAAATTTAAAACTGCATTTGAGGAAGCTAGAAAGTGGACCATAGATCATTTAGTTTCAGATGAAGAAACGGAGATAAAAG atgaAAAGCAGTTGGCTGCAAATGGAGAGTCGGATGAGGTGACTGAAAAATTCGAAGAATTGAAAGTTGAAGAGGATGCATTGATACCTGGCCAACGAAGCAGTACAACAGAGAAGTCGAATTATACATCGGAAAATGCTGCAGAAGACCAGAAGAGATGA